The stretch of DNA GTGTTACTTTACACTGAGTAAAAGATGTGGCTTTAATTTCTGTAGGATGCATTGTTTTCTTTCATTAATGTACTCGTCATTTACACAAATCTACTGTGTCAGTTGtgagaaaaatatattttttaatttatgtttttttttatttggactCAAGAGATAAATATTCATCATGtcgttaaaaaagaccaacacctAGTTGCAGCATTTATTTCCTGCATCTGCAGGACAAAATCTATCCTTGCACGTAACTGAGCTTGTAACCTGGCCAAGTAGTATAACCACCTAAAATGCAAAACACACTGAAATAACAGTAAGATTAGAAAGTAAATAGCTGAAAGTAAATGAAGGCTTACAAAACATATACTTTTGCAATTTGTATAAAACTGAGTTAATCTGAAATGGGTGGAACTCTTAAAATGGATAGCAGTGCTTGCAGAGGAATGCTGAAAATTAGTGGTAAAGAAAAATGGGGGCTGAAGAACCACAGATTGGGATGTGGGCAGATAAGTGGTGTGTTTTCTACAGTGCGGCTCATGGCAACTAAAATGTTTACAAGAAGACTAAACCCTTTGTACCCTGTGGTAATTGAGGAAATACTGACCTTTCATAATGCAAAAGTTACTCCAAGCATTTAGGTATACAGCATGCATACTCTGACATGTGTGCAGCACGACTTCTGCAAGGTTCATGCGACTTGACTGAGTATTTTGCAATTGTTCATTTGTAAATGTAAAATTAccacaaaataaataattttaagcTCTAAATTTGACTTATCTTGGAGTTGCAAACTAAACTAACAGAATTAGCACAAGTGACTTCACAACAGTTTATTAGTACTTTATAAAAGAGAAATACAGTGTATGCGTAGAATgttcataataataatataataataatactgagaatgataataataacaatgataatgatgatgataataacaaTGACagttaataaaataaacaatataaattcggtgtgcttttattgtgaaaatacACATACCGGAAGTTACGTTTATTATCAAGAATAATACGGAAACGGAGTTTAAACCCGTGACTTTTATGGTTGTTTTTAATGGTTTAGTAGAGCATCACAGCGGGATAATAACAGACACGGACTCCTGCTGAACGGTTGGTGTTCCCTTTGTCTCTGACTTGTCTGTTAGATTGTATAATAATGTCTGAATTAAAATACTTTAGTCAGATGTCTAATGTACGATACATTTTAGCAGGTAACTTGTCATAATTACTATTATGTGGATGTATTtagtcttttattattattattattattattattattaatatttgatATCATTTTACTATCAGAGCTTCGTTTTACCTGCTCAGGTACAAAGTGAAAGTAAACCTGATTGCCTTGAATAGAAAAATCTTAATTCACTTCTTTGTGTTTAATATTCAGTAACTACACAGTAATTCTGCTGAGTATTTAAACTGTCTTCACTGTATCATTGTGAGCTCAGTGACGTTGCCATGGTTACAGTTATTTTTCCCCGTCATTGTGTATTTACAATTACATTTCTGCTCACAGATGGATGGGGAGGGAAGACtggccttcctcctcctcctcttcatgttTAGCTTGCTGTCACGTGTGTCTGACAGTCATCCTCACTCACCTGCCATCAGAGCTGCGTCTAATGAAACTGTAAAGAGAGGTAACCTAAACCTGCGCAACAGCTGTTGCTGTTATTAATGAAGCATTACAACCTTGTTGTTCAGCTGAAACGTTTTTGTAAAACTGAGTCAAAATCGAGACTCGTGGTAAAGATCCAGTTTTCTTTTTGATCCCAGCTTCAGACACGGTGGCGGAGGTAGCAGCGTACGCTGATGTGGCCAAACGCATCATTGAGCTGGCTGTGTTTGGAGCTGCTCAGAACCGCTCCTATAAACGTCTGGCTGACTTTGCCGACACCATCGGGAGCCGAGTCAGTGGCTCGCCGAACCTGGATATGGCCATTAAATACATGTTCAGTGTCATGAAGCAGGATGGGTTGGACGTGCACCTGGGTGAGTCTGCATGGAGGGTTGAAGATAGTTTTATACTGGAGGCAAATATACTAAAATGTCTTTGAATGGTCGTTTTCCTGTTCAGAACCAGTGAAGATCCCACACTGGGTTAGAGGGACGGAGAGCGCAGAGATGATAGAGCCCCGGGTTAAGAACCTGGCTGTACTGGGACTGGGCAGCAGCGTGGGAACTCCTCCTGAGGGTAAACGTTCAACTGCACAAAGGAATCTGTGATCTCGCTGTGGTTTACTTCTGTTTTCTCCTTTCTCCTCAGGTATTGAGGCAGAGGTTCTGGTGGTTCAGTCTTTTGAGGAACTGAAGTGTAGAGCCAGTGAGGCCACAGGGAAGATCGTGGTTTTCAACCAGCCTTTCATCAGCTATGGAGAAACGGTGGCTTACCGGGCTTACGGGGCTTCAGAAGCGGCTAAACTGGGAGCTGTGGCCACTCTCATTCGATCTGTCACTCCGTACTCTATTAACAGGTGTTCATCCCGTTACTATTTTGGTCTTTTAAAGCCTCCTGATTTCTGTCAGTCTTATCTACATTAGTAACTTGTTGTCATCTCCATTTAGTCCCCACACAGGTTGGCAGGACTACCAAGATGGAGTGAAGCGCATCCCCACAGCCTGCATCACTGTGGAGGACGCTGAGCTGATGTGGCGTTTCTCCCAGAGGAAACAGAAGATTGTAGTCAGACTCAAGATGGGAGCCAAGACTCTGCCGGATGCTGACTCTTTTAACACGGTGGCTGAGATAAGAGGCTGGCAGCACCCTGAGCAGGTACCACTCACTCACCTGGCCTCAGACATTCCCACAGGGGTTTGGACCCTTATCCGATCTTTCTAGGGACCAATATAAAGTCAGGCAGGTTTATTCGTTGTGTAAACAGTCTATTTCCTGGATTACAAGTTTCACAAACCTGTCACATGTTTAATCACAAGATAGCAACTGAAATCCTAGATCTGTTAAAAAATAAACCAAACTTTTCATTACTTCTTTTAGACGGGTTCGTGGAAGTTACGGAATACTTAAAACCAGACCGAACTTTATTCTAAAAGCATCTTGATAAGGGAACTGGTTGACTGAACACAGGCTGaaaaaatagtaaaaaaatttttaAGAATTTAACAAGATAGAAAtgcttttaaaatcattttaagtCAGTTGGCTCAACACTTTGTGAGACTTGTATTTATTACAGGAACCAGTTTATTTAAGGTCTGACTCAAAATTGTAAATTAATAAGGAAAAAACATCCTTTGTTTTAGGAGCTTTTCCTTATTGTGAGTGAACAGAGAAGCAGATCCAGGCTATTGCTCTGCTTTACAGTATCACAGGTTGTGTATGCATATGTGGACAAGGAGCTATAAATAGTCCTGCAGAACAGGTAAGGTGACAGAAATGATTTCCCATCACTTTTGCAACTACTGCAGAGGAAGAATTTTGGtgaggaacactgaaaaaaactttttttctttttttaccgtgtcctgtctggctgtgaagcaaacagaattgatgtctgaatgctggtaacaagccttccagatttactctcaggtggagcatcaaagcgtctgcttttaatgtcacgcctgatacttaaaactttattgttattgtttttgaatgctttgtaattccgaccagacacggagtcagaggtgaaagagaaaggaaaagacaaaaggtggggagaaggggggggggggggggtgtcccacaaaaataaacaataattaacaagagtctgcttctagacctgcagaaagagaaagaatagaagaagaaaaaagggacacacaacaatacatccggagcaagctatcaccgcgtcaacctgatggtgaaatataaaatcaacattgttcaactgaacaatcacacgataataaatcatagtgcatttagtggcaacgacagccttaagacctgtgttgaacgtgcccaagcccatacttacatttttaatgattatttctgcttataatcagtcactctgagtttttcatgcaggctgaacatgaaaatagtctcctacac from Nothobranchius furzeri strain GRZ-AD chromosome 5, NfurGRZ-RIMD1, whole genome shotgun sequence encodes:
- the LOC107396172 gene encoding carboxypeptidase Q, translating into MDGEGRLAFLLLLFMFSLLSRVSDSHPHSPAIRAASNETVKRASDTVAEVAAYADVAKRIIELAVFGAAQNRSYKRLADFADTIGSRVSGSPNLDMAIKYMFSVMKQDGLDVHLEPVKIPHWVRGTESAEMIEPRVKNLAVLGLGSSVGTPPEGIEAEVLVVQSFEELKCRASEATGKIVVFNQPFISYGETVAYRAYGASEAAKLGAVATLIRSVTPYSINSPHTGWQDYQDGVKRIPTACITVEDAELMWRFSQRKQKIVVRLKMGAKTLPDADSFNTVAEIRGWQHPEQVVLLSGHLDSWDVGQGAMDDGGGAMISWEALSLIKDLGLRPRRTLRTVLWTAEEQGGVGAQQYFNLHKVNMSNFDLVMESDLGTFSPVGLRFTGSDAAQKVMEEVVKLLAPINTTKLELNGEGTDISPWMQAGVPGASLHVADSRYFWFHHSEGDTMTVQNPRDMDLCSALWAVVAYVVADLQDMLPR